Proteins found in one Bacteroidota bacterium genomic segment:
- a CDS encoding UbiX family flavin prenyltransferase, giving the protein MEKRIVVAITGASGAVYARRLLEQLASMRDRVAEVAVVFSAHALAVWREELDEASLRAIPFARYEPTDLSAPFASGSSRYTDMVVVPCSMGTLGRIANGASDDLITRAADVMLKERRRLVLVPRDTPLNAVHLRNMLAVTEAGAIVLPACPSFYHRPQSIEALVDSIVHRILDLIGLPSPGAFRWGEGQRTV; this is encoded by the coding sequence ATGGAGAAGCGCATCGTGGTGGCCATAACGGGGGCAAGCGGGGCCGTGTACGCGCGTCGGCTTCTGGAACAGCTGGCGAGCATGCGGGACCGGGTGGCGGAAGTAGCGGTGGTCTTCTCCGCCCATGCCCTTGCGGTGTGGCGCGAGGAGCTCGATGAAGCGAGCCTGCGCGCCATCCCCTTTGCCCGCTATGAGCCCACGGACCTTTCGGCGCCGTTTGCCTCGGGCTCTTCGCGCTACACGGACATGGTCGTCGTGCCCTGCTCCATGGGCACACTAGGACGCATCGCCAACGGCGCATCGGATGACCTGATCACGCGCGCCGCAGACGTAATGCTCAAGGAGCGCCGTCGGCTGGTGCTCGTGCCCCGTGATACCCCCTTAAACGCCGTGCACCTGCGGAACATGCTGGCGGTAACCGAAGCGGGGGCCATCGTGCTTCCCGCCTGTCCGTCGTTCTACCACCGCCCGCAAAGCATAGAAGCGCTCGTAGACAGCATCGTGCACCGCATCCTGGACCTCATCGGCCTTCCGTCTCCTGGCGCCTTCCGCTGGGGGGAAGGCCAGCGGACCGTATGA
- a CDS encoding menaquinone biosynthesis protein, which translates to MTPLTGHAETLTRLCAVPYLNAQPLVYGLTRQRLRALGLSLSFELPRLCARRLAQRQVHIGLIPAIEYARIDGLVIAPNLCIGASSEVRTVLLVSEVPLAHIERILLDYSSSSSAALVRILCRRKWGIQPEFVETEPGYEAYIGGRSAGLIIGDRAFDHLGRWPHVRDLAWEWVSWTGMPFVFALWAGYPEHLTFERALLLQSSLQEGLQNRARIARAWQREHGGALGQYLDYLENRVEYELDRSKLAGLRRFWELACEEGLIPAVPPLQFVSIASLVT; encoded by the coding sequence ATGACCCCTCTTACGGGACACGCCGAAACCCTAACGCGCCTATGCGCCGTGCCTTACCTCAACGCGCAGCCCCTCGTATACGGGCTAACGCGCCAAAGACTGCGGGCGCTGGGCTTGAGCTTAAGCTTTGAGCTGCCGCGCCTCTGCGCCCGCCGGCTTGCACAAAGGCAGGTGCATATCGGGCTCATACCTGCGATCGAATACGCGCGCATCGACGGCCTGGTAATAGCTCCGAACCTGTGCATCGGGGCAAGTTCCGAGGTGCGCACCGTGCTTCTGGTCAGCGAGGTACCGCTAGCCCACATCGAGCGCATCCTGCTTGATTACAGCTCCTCCAGCTCCGCTGCCTTGGTGCGGATCCTCTGTCGTCGAAAATGGGGCATACAACCGGAATTCGTTGAAACCGAACCTGGCTATGAGGCCTATATTGGCGGCCGCAGCGCTGGGTTGATCATCGGCGACCGGGCCTTCGATCATCTGGGACGCTGGCCGCACGTGCGCGATCTGGCCTGGGAATGGGTGAGCTGGACCGGCATGCCCTTCGTTTTCGCGCTCTGGGCGGGCTATCCGGAGCATCTTACCTTCGAGCGGGCTCTGCTCCTGCAAAGCAGCTTGCAAGAGGGCCTGCAAAACCGCGCGCGCATCGCCCGGGCCTGGCAGCGGGAACACGGCGGAGCGTTAGGCCAATACCTGGACTACCTGGAGAACCGCGTGGAATACGAACTAGATCGATCGAAACTAGCGGGGCTACGGCGCTTTTGGGAACTGGCCTGCGAGGAAGGCCTGATTCCAGCCGTTCCGCCGCTGCAGTTTGTCTCGATTGCCAGCCTCGTAACGTGA
- the mqnE gene encoding aminofutalosine synthase MqnE, translated as MADFLSTLLDRYRVSQPYRKIAEKVAAGERLGPAEGLALYRCPDVSFLGALANFVRERLHGDYAYFNRNFHIEPTNICIFDCAFCSFARRPGQEGAWEYGLDEIEQIVQRYKDKPVTEVHIVGGVHPKRGVEYYGEMLRRIKAIRPDLHIKAFTAVEIAVMAARSRMGIREALQYLRSCGLDSLPGGGAEIFHPEVREQICDSKASGEQWLEIHRTAHELGIPSTCTMLYGHLERYEHRIDHLEKLRNLQDETGGFQAFIPLKFKRANNRLSHLREVPMLEDLKNYAVCRLYLDNIPHIKAYWPMIGRQTAQISLSFGVDDVDGTIDDTTRIYAMAGGEEHPAMTTNQLIRLIRQAGRIPVERDTLYRVIRIYTQDPPPEPVDLPVLA; from the coding sequence ATGGCGGATTTCCTAAGCACCCTCTTGGATCGCTATCGCGTATCCCAGCCGTATAGAAAGATCGCCGAAAAAGTCGCCGCCGGAGAGCGACTCGGCCCAGCCGAGGGGTTGGCCCTGTACCGGTGTCCGGACGTCTCCTTTCTGGGGGCGCTGGCAAATTTCGTGCGCGAGCGTTTGCACGGAGACTACGCGTATTTCAACCGGAACTTCCACATCGAGCCCACCAACATCTGCATCTTCGACTGCGCTTTCTGCTCCTTCGCCCGCCGGCCGGGCCAGGAAGGAGCTTGGGAGTACGGGCTGGATGAGATCGAGCAAATCGTGCAGCGCTACAAGGACAAGCCCGTCACCGAGGTGCACATCGTAGGCGGCGTGCATCCCAAGCGAGGGGTGGAGTACTACGGGGAGATGCTGCGGCGCATCAAGGCGATCCGGCCGGATCTGCATATCAAGGCTTTTACGGCCGTGGAGATCGCCGTCATGGCCGCCAGATCCCGCATGGGCATCCGAGAGGCTCTGCAGTATCTGCGCTCCTGCGGCCTGGACTCCCTGCCCGGCGGGGGGGCCGAGATCTTTCATCCCGAGGTGCGCGAGCAGATCTGCGACAGCAAAGCCAGCGGCGAACAGTGGCTTGAGATCCACCGGACGGCCCATGAGCTCGGCATCCCCTCCACGTGCACCATGCTCTACGGGCACCTGGAGCGCTACGAGCACCGGATCGATCACTTGGAAAAGCTACGCAACTTGCAGGATGAAACCGGGGGCTTTCAAGCCTTTATCCCGCTTAAGTTCAAACGCGCCAACAACCGACTGAGCCACCTGCGCGAGGTCCCCATGCTGGAGGACCTTAAAAACTACGCGGTCTGTCGGCTGTACCTGGACAACATCCCCCACATAAAGGCGTACTGGCCCATGATCGGCCGGCAGACGGCCCAGATCAGCCTGTCCTTTGGGGTCGATGACGTGGACGGCACGATCGACGATACCACGCGCATTTACGCTATGGCAGGCGGCGAGGAGCATCCGGCCATGACGACAAACCAGTTGATACGCTTGATTCGCCAGGCTGGACGCATCCCGGTCGAACGGGATACGCTGTACCGCGTAATCCGCATCTACACCCAGGACCCCCCTCCGGAACCGGTAGATCTGCCGGTGCTCGCATGA
- the mqnC gene encoding dehypoxanthine futalosine cyclase, with the protein MKDWVSILDRALDEDRLSLEEGLLLYERAPLSELMLAAHELRMRKHPERVVTWIIDRNVNYTNVCNANCLFCNFFRPPRHPEGYVLDDETLYQKIEQTIALGGDQLLLQGGHNPELGIEYYEMLFRKIKSRFPDLKLHALGPPEVIHITKVSRISIEEALQRLIAAGLDSLPGAGAEILSDRVRRLIARGKCSTAEWLQVMRTAHRLGLLTTATMMFGHVESVVERLQHLLLIRDLQDEKPEGAIGFIAFIPWPYQDVGTRLSRVLGVRNQVTAAEYLRVLAISRLMLPNIPNIQASWLTVGPEVAQLALYGGANDLGSIMIEENVVSAAGASYRMDAEAIQRCILEAGFTPRLRDQRYRYRPAPPGVPILDGTAPPQSPLAFGSAVQEA; encoded by the coding sequence ATGAAGGACTGGGTCTCCATATTGGACCGCGCTCTAGACGAAGACCGATTGAGCCTAGAAGAGGGGCTCCTGCTCTACGAACGGGCTCCGTTAAGCGAGCTCATGCTCGCCGCACATGAGCTGCGCATGCGCAAGCATCCGGAACGCGTAGTGACGTGGATCATCGACCGAAATGTCAACTACACAAACGTCTGCAACGCCAACTGCCTGTTTTGCAACTTCTTTCGCCCCCCTCGCCATCCGGAGGGCTACGTGCTGGACGATGAGACGCTGTACCAAAAGATCGAACAGACCATAGCCCTCGGAGGAGACCAGCTCCTGTTGCAGGGGGGGCACAACCCGGAGCTGGGCATCGAGTACTATGAGATGCTTTTTCGCAAGATCAAATCCCGCTTCCCCGATCTTAAGCTGCACGCCCTGGGGCCTCCCGAAGTGATCCACATCACGAAGGTGAGCCGCATCTCGATCGAGGAAGCCCTGCAGCGGCTTATCGCGGCCGGGCTGGATTCTCTGCCCGGAGCCGGGGCCGAAATCCTCTCAGACCGCGTGCGTCGGCTCATCGCCCGAGGCAAATGCAGCACAGCCGAATGGCTGCAGGTGATGCGCACCGCGCACCGACTGGGGCTTCTGACCACAGCCACCATGATGTTCGGCCATGTTGAAAGCGTCGTCGAGCGGCTGCAGCATTTGCTGCTTATCCGGGATCTGCAAGACGAAAAACCAGAAGGGGCGATTGGGTTCATCGCTTTTATCCCCTGGCCGTACCAGGACGTAGGCACCCGATTAAGTCGGGTTTTGGGGGTGCGTAACCAGGTAACGGCCGCTGAATACTTACGGGTGCTCGCCATAAGCCGCCTTATGCTTCCGAACATCCCCAATATTCAAGCCTCTTGGCTTACGGTGGGGCCCGAGGTCGCCCAACTGGCCCTTTATGGGGGCGCCAACGATCTGGGCTCGATCATGATCGAGGAAAACGTGGTCTCGGCGGCCGGAGCGTCTTACCGCATGGACGCCGAAGCAATACAGCGCTGCATTCTGGAGGCGGGCTTTACGCCTCGGCTACGCGACCAACGGTACCGCTACCGGCCGGCCCCACCTGGGGTGCCCATCTTAGACGGCACAGCGCCGCCCCAATCACCCCTGGCATTTGGAAGCGCCGTCCAAGAGGCGTAA
- a CDS encoding histidine phosphatase family protein, with protein MKYFYIVRHGQTEPNRRNLLQGRGLDAPLNARGRAQAARLAERLAQQPLELIASSPLRRALETAQIIAARHPGVRVRQYPGLSEMDWGLYEGRLVDAELDAILRSLQEAWRQGHVERALPGGESPLDLQRRLRVVIEELLEDPAQHILIVGHGRMLRVLLCTLLGWGLERMEEIAHTNGALNVLRYGAGGFEALLLNDTSHLEPEPDPMSRY; from the coding sequence ATGAAATATTTCTACATTGTGCGCCACGGGCAAACCGAACCCAACCGACGCAACCTCTTGCAGGGCCGCGGCCTAGACGCCCCCCTAAACGCCAGAGGCCGAGCGCAGGCCGCCCGTCTGGCCGAACGCCTGGCCCAGCAGCCGCTTGAGCTGATCGCCTCTAGCCCCCTGCGCCGGGCTTTGGAGACGGCTCAGATCATCGCCGCCCGCCATCCGGGGGTTCGGGTGCGTCAGTATCCAGGCCTGTCGGAGATGGACTGGGGCCTCTACGAGGGTCGTCTGGTGGATGCGGAGCTAGATGCCATCCTGCGCTCCCTACAGGAAGCTTGGCGTCAAGGGCATGTGGAGCGCGCCCTACCCGGCGGGGAAAGCCCCCTGGATCTGCAGCGCCGGCTTCGGGTCGTGATAGAGGAGCTGCTCGAGGATCCGGCCCAACACATCCTCATCGTGGGCCACGGACGCATGCTGCGTGTGCTCCTGTGCACGCTGTTGGGATGGGGACTAGAGCGCATGGAAGAGATCGCGCACACGAACGGCGCCTTAAACGTACTGCGCTACGGGGCCGGAGGCTTCGAGGCCCTGCTGCTTAACGACACAAGCCATCTGGAGCCCGAGCCAGATCCCATGAGCCGGTATTAG